DNA sequence from the Suricata suricatta isolate VVHF042 chromosome 5, meerkat_22Aug2017_6uvM2_HiC, whole genome shotgun sequence genome:
TGAGCCCAGCTTTACCTGTTTTAAAAACAGcttaaaaagtaatttgagaaatatttaaaaatgagtcagACTGGAAGGTAAATTAAATGTGCTATGCCACTGTAGGCAACAGGCCAATTCTGAAATATTTGATAATGAAAGTACTCTGGCcagcaaacatatttttaaattgacacTTTGCTTTTAAACATATACCTCTATGAACATGGCCAATTATAATTGCAACTCCTCTGTCCTTCACGACCTCAATTTCAATTTAGGTTCTACTCTTTAAACAAGAAAGTCTTGGCAAACTGTATACACTTTCAGATCAAAAGAACACCTTGTTAGTAagctagaaaaatatattttggttccTTGGTCACTTGGTTTAGATCGTGTAACAACAAGAAATTAGGGTGTGGAGTATGCATAGTATACTGGTCTGCACGTGCTTAGAAGATGACAGAGTTGAGTCATATAAGCCTGCTCTTCTGAGCTTATCAGAAGAGAGGAGCTTCCTACTTGCCCAGAGAAAATCAAGTAATGGTTTTCCCTAGCAGtaatgttgcattttttaaaaagtcccctGGATGCTGTTCAGAACATAAAATGAAGATGTCATTTCTTTTGTATCAATTGTCCTTTAAGGAAGAAGTGACTACAATTGTAAAGCCATCAtattaaagatgaataaattaaagCATGTTGTAATGCTACATTCCTAATTTGTTGATTTGGATGTTACATCTGAGCTGTTTCTGAAAAATGATAGTTTCTAAACCAAAAAAATCCATGTTACAGGAAAGATAGGGCCTAACAACAAATGCATTTGGAAACATGAACTAGGAAGATAAGGGTTGGGAAGTAGACTTttagagatttttgttgtttttttatcatGTACATCAGTAAACTTAAATGGACCATTCACATTAGGTTCTATCCAAGTCACCTTGTGGGAATTCAATTTTAGGATTGTCAGCTTCTTACTATTCAAGGTAAAGCAGAACTCTGAATTTTAGGTGAAGTTCCCcaattttgaaatgttaatgACTCTTTAAAGCACTGTGTGGGCTCTATTCCTACTTGGCTGTACCCTGCACAGGGCACCTGGCCAACATGTGGGAGAGCGGTAGTGGTGAAATTTGGGActtttcaacaaagaaaaaggcTGGGCTTGCATTGATGGGGCAGGGGGAACAGGTTTCCTAATTCTCACAAATATACTTAAACAAACAGTAGTGCCCTGCTCCTCTGCAATCTCTGGAGCAGATGACAGAATTAGAACATTAAAGCTGGAGACAATTTATGTGCCACAGATCTATAAGGATGGCCTTTTCCTAACAACCAAAGTTACTCATCTGCTAGGCCTTTTCATTCTTCCAGCAATAGCAATGGACTCCTTAGTCTACCTGTTTTCAGTGATATACCTGTGACACTGTCTTTAATTATGCTAGGCACCTGTGTTACTGTTTATAGTAAAAGATACATTATGTGTTCATATATATCCAGCTGAATACTAAGGACTTATGACCAATTAACAGCTACTGCAAAAAGTTTCTCATTATTGGACTTATATACAGTTCTAAAATAACTTCTTCCAAGATTTTGGAGAAGTTATTTATAGAAACAGATAACgtgtgttttctgtgtttaaattGATGGCGAAGTGTTTCCTTATATGTAGAAGAAAATTGCTGTAATACTGCTCTTCCCAGAACTCTCCTTAGTCTAAAGCAAGCACACAGAGGACCATATGGTATGATACAGGATGTACCAGGCTGGGAATAAGGAAGCCTGGTTTACAATACAAGTCCTGCTGCTAGCTACGTAGAtgttttctatggtttttttccttcttcttaagAAAATTGTTCCAAGTAAAATTTGAGCTTATAAAAACAGCCACTGATATAACCATTggtttaagacttttaaaaaactaataaaatgttggggcatctgggtggctcagtcggttgagtgtccgacttcatctcaggtcatgatctcacagtttaaagtttgagccctgtgtcgggctctgtgctgatagcctgctttggattctgcatctccctctctctctctgcccctccctcacttgctcatgtgcactctcttctctttctcaaaaataagcatttaaaaaaatttttttaaaaaaccaacctGATAAAACATTTAAGTACAAAATTCCACAGTTCTCAGTGAGGTTTTCATCCCATAATAATATGAGCACACAATAGATATTACTGGCTCATCAACTCCGTGGCATTTGCAGCCCACCTGGTACAAGTCCACCTGGACTTGAGAAACTACAGGACTTGGAAGAGGAAAAATGTGGCAACAGAAAAGGAACAGATGAATGAGGATACCTTTTATATCCATGTGGAATAGGCTTTCTTTTGCCTGACTTGACAAATGGAAGAGATCTACAGCCTGCTCTTGCCTGCCTCACCTACTGGATGCTGTTCAAGCTTTGTTTGTTGAACAATGAGATGCCCAACTCTGATGAGCTGGAAGAATGGTAAATGCAGTGCTTGTTAACATGGTCATAGGGGCTATCTGGGAACTCTACAGTTGTTATAAATCTACTTGTGGCACAGAAATGTAGAATCTACTTCCAGTGCTACTCcattcctgttttctcaaaatatttaacataagcTCAGTGGAGTTTGCTATTAATAGTTCATGACGGTGatacaaagcttaaaaaaaatatccttaCTATTCTGTTTCTATTCAAGTGATTTTACAGCAAAAAAGTACATATACaagacttttatttctattatactTGTCCACCAATAATCATCTTAATAAACAAAGGGAGTTTGACAAAGATAATGAAACATGAactaaaaagttttcaaaagtagatgtgatgaaaatgaaaaattacacaTCTATGTTTTAATTGTATTTGCTGACTCCTGTTGCTTAGTGGGAGAAGCCAGGGCTGCCACCCAGTGGCAATGTAAGtctttaaatgattttaagaataaaacatatttaaaataaattttaaaaacacaaaaccaataACCCCATGGTTTAGACAACTTCAATTTTAACATCAGTAATTTTGGTGTATTAATTGCTTGTCGATAACACACTAAAGGACAGAAACCTTCATTTGCTTAGGCAGCACTGGGGAATTGTAGGATTTCCTAAGTTATATGGCTTTAGtaagcattttaattaaaatactgaaGGTTATTTTGCTTAAACTTAAGTTCCAGAATTAATAATGAGGGGTTGGGGAGCAAAGACCACAAAATACAGCTGATTTCTTCTATGACCTGCAGAAGTAGATTCAATATTCCACAGCAGCCTCCCATCCATACACCCAAACTTCTGATTAGTAAACAAAATGTAACAGAAACCCTTGCAaaagttaagattttaaaaataattttctctaacCATTTGGCACATCCCATTTTTTCCTCGGGTATAATCAATTTTAGTGTCTCAGTCAATAAAATTCAaagctaaaagaaagaaatggaagtcgTAGAAATACCATGCCTGGTAATTACTGATGTTCAGAAGTGGAAGGAAACCAAGTAACTCATTGCCTCCTATTTCCCCAACATTTGCCCACGGCTTTTTTCACACTAATATAGATATAACATATCCCAAAACAAGATGTCTTGGTAAaataacaatagagaaaaataatatacactAAAGCATCCGCTTATGGTTTGAAAAGCTAAATATCTGACACTGTTTTATTCTCCTGAATAACCAGTTAAGAAAGAAGCACCCCCtcaaaaaatcttagaaattcaGAGATTTTTGTTTCCAACAGCTGTAAGTTAAAAGTGTACAAGATACATTTTCTAACCTAtgtctcatttgttttgctttacaaTAAAgacaatgaataaattttttaaaatgggagacACAACATACTTGATATTTACAATGGCTTATGACAAATacctgaaaataatttctaattttccatttattattgctatttaGTCACACATGTtccatgaaatttattttagcaTATGCCGTATATTGATATGATAATTTTATATGAAGAGAAACTGCTGAGGAAGTGACTTAACGTGGTGCCCTtacaaggaaataaaggaaaaaaaagaaaaataacccagtAAATTCTTCCATAAAAAGACTTCTGAGCtgcatcattttcttaaaatataaaaccttaatattagaagcaaagagaaaaacagcaaagaaaacaagaaaacaagaccAAGGATAAGGAATTGCTTTGTGCAGATGCTTTGCATATGtagtagatatatatatatatgtatggactgagttataataaaaatacttatgtaTTATAGCCAATTCTCATGTAGAGTTAGAAAGCAATTTCCAATCAAGCACGACTGGACATTTTCTCAGTCTTCAATTACATGACGAATTATAGCTGTGTAGCAGTCACTTCTGGTCAGCATTATCATGACAAATGCTTGATAAGATACAGTTTTTCTCCTTGTTCACTTGTAAAAATTGGTGCCTTTTTGTAATGTTCTACAAGTTCTTCCATGGTGCTGAATTTACGCTGCCCAATACAGTAGACAGTCTCTTTTAGTTGAACTTTAAAATGCTTGTTTTTCCCTTGTGCTTTTAGTgatacagagaaatcatttggctaaaaaaaaaaaaaaaaaaaaaacaggtaggGTAAACATTTTGAAAGACATCTACtaccatttttatattaaactaaTAATAGCACTCACAAAGGCTCTAAACTAAATTATTTACATAGATTGTCTCCTTTACAACTCCAGACAAACCTGTTTTAGAGATGACAAAATAGAGGCCATGAGAAGCTAAGCTGCTCAAAATCATGCATCTAGTTAGCTAATAAGAATGcagaattcaaacccaagcaGTCAGACTCCAAAGTCTCTTAAATAATAAGCTCTAACACCCAGAGCAAAGCCTTAGTTTTAACATCTGAGACATAAGAGACAACAAGAGACTTTTCTCCTGTCAGACTATTGGAGTAACACATGAGAAAACATGGGCTAATAGTAGTTATCCTACAGACTGAGATAATGCTCTGAATTCTCAAAGCCAACAGACACTAATGAGCAAATCATAAACTCAAATGCCTACAAGGGGAAAAAGACATGTAAACAAGTCACAGAGCGGACAGACAGGAGGAACCACAGTACACGGCCAATCTAAAGAAGGTGGCCACTTATCCGTGATTGTTGCCTTATAGCAAAATGGGCAATGTGGGCAGGCCTTCCAATTTGAAAAGGATGTCTGTCAtctgaatttttataataaatctcaGTATTTAAATAATGGTAAcaaattcaaatgtttaaaaacattgctCAGGTTAAACAAAATATGCCTGTTTGAgacctttactttaaaaattctactgCTAAACATAATGCTGTATTTTGGCTCATATCCATGCTCAATTACTCACCACATGAAAATACAGTATTCTGCAATCCAACtactttgagttttttttttaatctaacacTTTCCTGAACAGTCTAAAACCCTCCATTTAGACAGTTACTGCCAAAGTTTCAAACAGTGGGCTTCTTGGAAATATCCTATACATATGGTTACTCTTATTATACGCTCTAAGGTCACTCCCTTCCTGACCCCTCCTGCACACTGCTTGTCCTAGAAAGCAGGATCAGGTCGGGCATCTAACCAAAATCAAATCCCACCACTCATCCCTATCAACAATCCTGCTTTTCATGAGGGGTTACATTTCCTGAACTTCATTATCAAGCAGTTCAATTAGACTcgatttctccctcttctttcctccctctctcttatatatatatacatatcatatgcatgtgcacacactcacaccagacaggttttcttctttcagcCTTTTACACAATCACATCTTCACTTTTGTACAACCAGatacacagaaacaaaaccaatactAATGATTTGGAAAGTGGAAAAGTAGTGGtaatcttttaaaaggaaaaataaagaccattTTAAAGGGAAATGAGTAGCATCAAATTTCTAATACCCTAACCAAGAGCCCACATGgctattttctttcaatttttacggttttatagttttactagTGCTAGAACAAAAATCttttattgtaaatgtattttaaatacactGAATATTAAAATAGGTTTTTCaggtaaataataaaagtatattcCAACTTCCAAATAACCAATTTATGAAGAAACTTAAATATCAATTGTTTTAAGTTATGGATTTTTCTTGACTATAAGGATGACGGCACATCCAATATGCAATTTAAGACACGTTTTCCCAGATCAGTCTACTGCATTGTTTTACTCTGAATCCAGGGttcaattttctccatttttcaattTAATGCAACAGAAGATATTTCAGAAATGCAAGAGCAACAGACTTAAACAAGGCCAGATAATCCAGTGAGGTATCACTGCTAGGGgtgtattttattcaaaataaatatggcTGGAAACAACACTGACTTTGGTTTCAGAACACATTAAGTTTATATTCCAACTTACCACCTGGTTGATTTTAGGGAAGCAACTTAATCTCTCCAatcttttatctatctatctatctatctatctatctatctactacTCAGACCTCTATTTccatttacctttgaaaaccaaCTTACCGAAGATTCACTATCACGAATGAGGAAATCACCTTCATGCCCTCTTTCATTTAATGCCATTTCTGCTTGATGCCTGGTGACCTTTCCGTAATACCATGGATTGCCAGCAAACTTTCCAGTGAGTGAAGGCCTAATGTAATCACACTGCGGAGGTGATGGTTCCAAACCTGAGGTTAACGGATTATTCTGCATAATGGTAACATAGTTTTTTGGCACCAGACCAACCATTCCATTGATCTTCCTGCACTTCCACCATTCAGGGTCATTTTCAGGCTTTTCAATAACATCCATTACAtctcctttctcaaaattaagTTCTTCATCATTGGACgaactgaatggataaagagcCTGTACCACATGCAACACTTGCCCAGTATTTAGGTTATTGACGACTGCTGCTAATTTCTCTGACAGGGAACCCACATGGTCACCCAAAGGACTGTCGCCTTCCTCAGTTACATAGTTTGAAGGGAACCATCCAACTTGTCCATTGTAGCTACCCCGCCACCACCCATCACTGCATTTTTCCATGACGATCACCTTCGTCCCTTTTATCAATGAtaattcatcctctctctctgccatgtagTTAAATTTCACATAAGCAGGCATATTGAGGTCATAGAGACGTTCCCCTGGGTCAACAAAGCTTTCATCAgcaggagatgcagaatctggcACActaggttttcttttcacttttccaaTGCCTGTTGACATACAAAAGGATAATAGAAAGAGATTATAACACAATAATAATCCAAAAAACCAATTTactcattattaaaaaatgtcttcaactCTGTAGTTCTTTAAGCCTTTAAACTTAGCtaacaaattttttcttttttttttttttacatcttcatGACTTGTTTATAACTGGatgtttataccttttgactTCCGTCATAAATTCTCTTTTCATAATCAAACATGCAATTGCAGTTTTTATACGACAGTTTAccttctcatcttttctctcaCCAAAGGCGCTGAAACAATTGTATAACATGACGGTGTTCCTAAATTAACAAAAGTTCTTCCAAATGTAAATACAGATTATTTCTCTCATATCTACAATGTAAGTACATGAAGGCTCCACCAAACCCatattattgtcttattttattaatctaGATTCTACAATTAGCtgtacagaaataaaacaacaaattacAACTtgatatacaatataaaattagTTATGTCTGGATAATCCTTCTATCTGCTTTCTTAGTTCCCAGATCCATGTTGCTCTATTTGcctcattatctttattttaaaataatacattatttacttgtttgtttcccTCACCCTGTTCACATGTATGCTCCTAAAGGACAGGAATCTGTTTACTTTGTTCACAGATATAACATCAAAAATCTCAGTGCTTAGTACATGATAAATGCTTATATTTGttggaagaagaaaagcagtAATCCCAAATGTATGCTATATCAACTATGACCATGTGTTTTCACTGATCATTTCTTACACATGATTTTGTGTTGTGCTTTTACTAAGAAAACAGAggcatttctaaaatttcttcagCATTCTATCTTAAAACTCTTTATTACCCTGACTCTTTTTCTTCATACAGGTTTTCAACCTCTGATTCTTCTGGGTTCTGAAATACCATCATTCTGCCACTTTGGGGGTTCTTGGCCATCCTTCTTAGTCTCTTCTACTGTTTAAAATCATACTCAGATC
Encoded proteins:
- the NCK1 gene encoding cytoplasmic protein NCK1 isoform X1; this encodes MAEEVVVVAKFDYVAQQEQELDIKKNERLWLLDDSKSWWRVRNSMNKTGFVPSNYVERKNSARKASIVKNLKDTLGIGKVKRKPSVPDSASPADESFVDPGERLYDLNMPAYVKFNYMAEREDELSLIKGTKVIVMEKCSDGWWRGSYNGQVGWFPSNYVTEEGDSPLGDHVGSLSEKLAAVVNNLNTGQVLHVVQALYPFSSSNDEELNFEKGDVMDVIEKPENDPEWWKCRKINGMVGLVPKNYVTIMQNNPLTSGLEPSPPQCDYIRPSLTGKFAGNPWYYGKVTRHQAEMALNERGHEGDFLIRDSESSPNDFSVSLKAQGKNKHFKVQLKETVYCIGQRKFSTMEELVEHYKKAPIFTSEQGEKLYLIKHLS
- the NCK1 gene encoding cytoplasmic protein NCK1 isoform X2, which encodes MDWLSVFKDFFSIGKVKRKPSVPDSASPADESFVDPGERLYDLNMPAYVKFNYMAEREDELSLIKGTKVIVMEKCSDGWWRGSYNGQVGWFPSNYVTEEGDSPLGDHVGSLSEKLAAVVNNLNTGQVLHVVQALYPFSSSNDEELNFEKGDVMDVIEKPENDPEWWKCRKINGMVGLVPKNYVTIMQNNPLTSGLEPSPPQCDYIRPSLTGKFAGNPWYYGKVTRHQAEMALNERGHEGDFLIRDSESSPNDFSVSLKAQGKNKHFKVQLKETVYCIGQRKFSTMEELVEHYKKAPIFTSEQGEKLYLIKHLS